From a region of the Thiorhodovibrio winogradskyi genome:
- the fliK gene encoding flagellar hook-length control protein FliK, whose protein sequence is MTDPNQINARINAQLHASLQAALIQPSDASSVARSARAAVAQRQDNTPLALGSRVDVQVTSVQQPGDLEVRLRTHVTPQSNTQTGAGQWSQTMRVGVTDDLHPRLLNALRTLAAGQGRGAMLNAEVVSLRPRVMLRLLPSDNQGAPGTKTWFNAQLRNHMPGALRLATTFADWSRGLREAGLDRGLQSPLAQQRELTQSIKQVLERLASPRELTDPARLADSLRNSGIWLEAVLARGGALTHQPSLLESDLKAQLLRLAGKVRLQTTQDLPSAGADRLAQLSTPLAREVDGMLKQLITLQLQNAENAPEQQRWAVELPFQTSAGLLTLDADIQREAEQEGDQGEHWSMQIRLDLPMLGPLLIRLGLRGSRLHASLVAEQPSSAELLRERLPELRTQLENRDIEIASLHAREGPTERKPPARAPLLREQA, encoded by the coding sequence ATGACGGACCCAAACCAGATTAACGCCCGCATCAATGCGCAACTTCATGCCAGCTTGCAAGCCGCACTCATCCAGCCTTCGGATGCGTCCAGCGTCGCGCGCTCCGCGCGCGCGGCGGTGGCACAACGCCAGGACAACACCCCTCTTGCGCTCGGCTCGCGCGTCGATGTACAGGTAACATCGGTGCAACAACCCGGCGACCTTGAGGTTCGCCTGCGGACTCATGTGACTCCTCAGAGCAACACTCAGACCGGGGCCGGACAATGGTCACAAACCATGCGCGTTGGCGTGACGGATGACCTGCACCCCAGGTTGCTGAACGCGCTGCGCACCCTCGCCGCCGGCCAGGGGCGGGGGGCCATGCTAAACGCGGAGGTGGTCTCTCTCAGACCGCGGGTCATGCTGCGCCTGCTACCGTCCGACAACCAAGGCGCACCTGGCACCAAAACCTGGTTCAATGCGCAGTTGCGCAATCACATGCCCGGCGCGCTGCGGCTCGCCACCACCTTTGCCGATTGGAGTCGTGGTCTGCGCGAGGCCGGGCTAGATCGCGGCCTTCAGTCGCCACTCGCGCAGCAGCGCGAACTAACCCAGTCAATCAAGCAGGTACTCGAGCGTCTCGCCAGCCCACGCGAGCTGACCGATCCCGCGCGCCTGGCGGACAGCCTGCGAAATTCCGGTATCTGGCTTGAGGCCGTGTTGGCTCGCGGCGGCGCCTTAACCCATCAACCCTCGCTCCTGGAGTCAGACTTAAAAGCACAACTCTTGCGTCTGGCCGGCAAGGTGCGTTTACAGACCACCCAAGACCTTCCCTCGGCTGGAGCGGATCGGCTCGCGCAACTCTCCACCCCCCTCGCGCGCGAGGTCGATGGCATGCTCAAGCAACTGATTACACTGCAACTGCAAAATGCCGAGAACGCCCCCGAGCAGCAACGCTGGGCTGTGGAGTTGCCCTTTCAGACCAGCGCCGGATTACTGACACTGGATGCCGACATTCAACGCGAAGCAGAACAGGAAGGAGACCAGGGCGAGCACTGGAGCATGCAAATCCGCCTCGACCTGCCGATGCTCGGGCCACTGTTGATTCGCCTGGGCCTCAGGGGCAGCCGTTTGCACGCCAGCCTGGTGGCCGAGCAGCCGAGCAGCGCCGAGTTACTGCGCGAGCGCCTGCCCGAGCTAAGGACGCAGCTTGAAAACCGCGACATTGAGATCGCCAGCCTGCACGCACGCGAAGGCCCTACCGAACGCAAGCCGCCCGCGCGCGCGCCCCTGCTGCGAGAACAGGCATGA
- a CDS encoding EscU/YscU/HrcU family type III secretion system export apparatus switch protein encodes MSKERKHRKAVALQWDRRHTPRITATGTGLTAEEILRVADEHGIPLQQDPALTEALAQIPLGEEIPPALYVAVAEVLAFVFMLAGIDPRRDATEDDSIVAESAEN; translated from the coding sequence ATGAGCAAAGAGCGCAAGCACCGCAAAGCGGTCGCCTTGCAGTGGGATCGCCGTCATACGCCGCGCATCACGGCAACCGGCACCGGCCTGACGGCCGAGGAAATTCTGCGCGTCGCCGATGAACATGGCATTCCCTTGCAGCAGGATCCGGCGCTGACCGAGGCGCTGGCACAAATTCCCTTGGGCGAGGAAATTCCGCCCGCACTCTACGTCGCCGTCGCCGAGGTGCTGGCCTTCGTCTTCATGCTAGCGGGTATCGATCCGCGTCGGGATGCGACCGAGGATGACTCGATTGTCGCCGAGAGCGCCGAGAATTAG
- a CDS encoding DUF2802 domain-containing protein has translation MFIATSDILSLLAAGIALLALVALMQLRSRLARMQLVMEQQTQTLLAIQGAVKVLSGEALTHREDLASVRRAIDRVGELNQQTRLEMRLRDADGSPYTQAIQLIRHGQPRAEVRKLCSLTDSEVDLLFNLHGQGVALGLDSNQDN, from the coding sequence TTGTTTATCGCCACTTCCGATATCCTGTCCCTGCTGGCCGCGGGTATTGCCTTGCTGGCGCTTGTTGCGTTGATGCAGTTACGCAGCCGTCTGGCGCGCATGCAGCTGGTCATGGAACAGCAGACACAAACACTGCTGGCCATTCAGGGCGCGGTCAAGGTGCTCTCGGGCGAGGCCCTGACCCATCGCGAGGACCTCGCCAGTGTGCGTCGGGCGATTGATCGGGTCGGCGAGCTCAATCAACAAACGCGCCTGGAAATGCGCCTGCGCGATGCCGATGGTAGCCCCTATACCCAGGCGATCCAGTTAATTCGCCATGGTCAGCCGCGTGCCGAGGTGCGCAAGCTTTGCTCCCTGACCGACTCCGAGGTCGATCTGCTGTTTAATCTGCACGGCCAGGGTGTTGCCCTTGGTCTGGACAGCAATCAGGACAACTAA
- a CDS encoding chemotaxis protein CheW, whose translation MTAPQQGSDAKSNDSSSFVTFSLAEETYAIDVLQVQEVLKVTEIAPVPGVPNYILGIINLRGDVVTVIDGRRRMGLPDQAPTDQSRIVIIDVDNQNVGILVDSVAEVVQIPSKSIDPAPAVGNDQSSRFILGVYSSSDGLTILISLEKLLSDEEWELVRNI comes from the coding sequence ATGACCGCACCACAACAGGGGTCGGATGCCAAGTCCAACGATTCCTCGTCCTTCGTTACCTTCAGTCTGGCCGAGGAGACCTATGCCATCGATGTGCTTCAGGTCCAGGAGGTGCTGAAGGTGACTGAAATCGCCCCGGTGCCTGGGGTGCCAAACTATATTCTGGGCATCATCAATCTGCGTGGCGATGTCGTCACCGTCATCGATGGGCGCCGGCGCATGGGGCTGCCGGACCAGGCGCCGACCGATCAATCGCGCATTGTCATCATTGATGTTGACAACCAAAATGTCGGCATTCTGGTCGACTCGGTTGCCGAGGTGGTGCAGATCCCGTCCAAGAGCATTGATCCCGCCCCCGCGGTTGGCAATGATCAGAGTAGCCGATTTATTCTTGGCGTGTATAGCAGTTCGGACGGTTTGACCATTCTCATCAGCCTGGAAAAGCTCCTGTCCGATGAGGAATGGGAATTGGTGCGCAATATTTAG
- a CDS encoding protein-glutamate methylesterase/protein-glutamine glutaminase → MACRVVVVDDSGFFRRRIAEILNADVGIEVVGMAADGKEAIKCVKELKPDVVTMDIEMPVMDGITAVRHIMAEAPCPVLMFSTLTTDGAQATLDALDAGAMDFLPKRFSEMAGDEESAKALLRRRVRTLARSRVRAATSGAAAAPRSLLGAATARTQGPSVTPVSASGARAAEHLSRAADINPALLKSARAVLIGTSTGGPVALQEVLKHLPKTFPLPILLIQHMPASFTPAFAERLNKLCQIEVREAATGDMLKPGLALLAPGGMQMLLEGGSVARIKITDSEPGTIYKPSVDISFQSAVGALRGQVLAVVLTGMGADGREGARALKGLGARVWAQDAASSVVYGMPAAVVEAGLADDILTLTEVGPALVKGFC, encoded by the coding sequence ATGGCGTGTCGCGTGGTTGTTGTTGACGATTCAGGCTTCTTCCGTCGACGCATTGCCGAGATTCTGAATGCGGATGTCGGTATCGAGGTCGTGGGGATGGCTGCGGATGGGAAGGAGGCCATCAAATGTGTCAAGGAGTTGAAGCCGGATGTGGTCACCATGGACATCGAGATGCCGGTGATGGACGGCATCACGGCCGTGCGCCATATCATGGCGGAGGCGCCTTGTCCGGTGTTGATGTTCTCCACTCTCACCACCGACGGCGCTCAGGCCACGCTGGATGCCCTTGATGCCGGGGCCATGGACTTTTTGCCCAAGCGTTTTAGCGAGATGGCTGGAGATGAAGAAAGCGCCAAGGCGCTGCTGCGCCGGCGGGTGCGCACTCTGGCTAGAAGTCGCGTGCGTGCGGCAACGAGCGGCGCCGCGGCTGCGCCCCGTTCCTTGCTGGGGGCAGCCACGGCGCGCACCCAAGGGCCCTCGGTCACGCCGGTGTCCGCCAGTGGCGCGCGCGCGGCTGAGCATCTGTCGCGTGCGGCCGATATCAATCCCGCGCTGCTCAAATCCGCGCGTGCCGTGCTCATTGGTACTTCCACTGGCGGGCCGGTGGCGTTGCAAGAAGTGCTCAAGCACCTGCCCAAGACCTTTCCTCTACCCATCCTGTTGATTCAGCACATGCCGGCGAGCTTCACCCCCGCGTTCGCCGAGCGGCTGAACAAGCTCTGCCAGATCGAGGTGCGCGAGGCTGCCACCGGCGATATGCTCAAGCCAGGATTGGCGCTTCTGGCTCCAGGCGGCATGCAGATGCTACTCGAGGGTGGGTCGGTCGCAAGGATCAAGATCACCGACAGTGAGCCAGGCACCATCTATAAACCAAGCGTCGATATCAGCTTTCAATCGGCCGTTGGTGCCCTGCGTGGTCAGGTGTTGGCGGTGGTGCTGACGGGTATGGGGGCTGACGGCCGAGAAGGCGCCCGTGCACTCAAGGGGCTTGGCGCCCGGGTATGGGCACAGGATGCGGCCTCGTCGGTGGTCTATGGCATGCCGGCGGCGGTCGTGGAGGCTGGTCTGGCCGATGATATCCTGACTCTCACGGAGGTCGGGCCGGCACTGGTGAAGGGGTTCTGCTGA
- a CDS encoding chemotaxis protein CheA, whose amino-acid sequence MAIDPNDEILQDFLVEAGELLEGLNEQLIDLEQEPDNRDLLNAVFRSFHTIKGGAGFLSLDSMVAVCHRAEDIFNLLRNGEKRIDGFLMDSILRVLDVLNVMFNDIKSGQDPAPAPAGLLADLDKLAVPGNASPPAAQSAPPAQSAPAQFAPAQSAPPAEPDALGDMTEAEYDHLLDAISGDSVGEPPAVVKESKSQAPKAAPAPANSDMISDDEFEALLDQLHGKGGQPKPAEAPPPPEPIPEPPPEPAPAQTSGEPADQAVDEPPPEAAFQPQQAKSMQPPPVQPRSAAEPPAVSAPTTSAPAASPEQPLATGDSAAAAKAPARNAANAMVETSVRVDTHRLDEIMNLVGELVLVRNRLSMLRSQMGDDEVSKAIGSLALVTADLQTAVMKTRMQPVKKVFGRFPRVIRDLARNLGKEIDLETFGEETDLDKNLVEALADPLVHLVRNAVDHGIESPEERVAKGKPRKGKVVLGAAQEGDHIALIIEDDGRGMDPNVLREKAVSKGLLEPMMAERLSDRDAFNLIFMAGFSTKEVISDVSGRGVGMDVVKTRIAQLNGTVEIDSELGRGTSLQVRLPLTLAILPALMVILDGRRFAIPLASVSEILDLDLTKSHFVDDQETIMVRNHALPLVYVGRWIRPEVRINASEEAHVVVVHVGQRKVGLVVDGLVGQEEVVIKPLGLGLSGVPGLAGATITGDGGIALILDIPELMRTMGKGGLISRGAHSRAVAKEV is encoded by the coding sequence ATGGCCATCGACCCGAATGACGAAATTCTCCAGGATTTTCTTGTTGAAGCCGGTGAGCTGCTTGAGGGACTTAACGAGCAGTTGATCGATCTGGAGCAGGAACCAGACAACAGGGATTTGCTGAACGCCGTTTTCCGCAGCTTCCACACCATCAAAGGTGGCGCGGGATTTCTGAGCCTTGATTCCATGGTGGCGGTTTGCCATCGTGCCGAGGATATTTTTAATTTGCTGCGCAATGGCGAAAAGCGCATTGACGGCTTTTTAATGGACTCAATCCTGCGGGTGCTCGATGTGTTGAACGTCATGTTCAACGACATCAAATCCGGCCAGGACCCCGCGCCAGCGCCCGCGGGCTTACTCGCGGACCTCGACAAACTCGCGGTGCCGGGCAATGCCAGCCCGCCTGCCGCTCAGAGCGCGCCCCCAGCCCAGTCTGCTCCAGCCCAGTTTGCTCCAGCCCAGTCTGCTCCACCAGCCGAGCCCGACGCCCTTGGCGATATGACCGAGGCGGAGTACGACCACCTGCTCGATGCCATCAGTGGCGATTCTGTCGGCGAGCCTCCGGCCGTGGTGAAAGAGTCCAAATCCCAGGCTCCCAAGGCCGCGCCCGCGCCCGCCAACAGCGATATGATTTCAGACGATGAATTTGAGGCGCTGCTCGATCAGTTGCATGGCAAAGGCGGACAGCCCAAGCCAGCGGAGGCTCCGCCGCCACCAGAACCAATACCGGAGCCACCGCCAGAGCCAGCTCCCGCGCAAACAAGTGGCGAGCCGGCTGACCAGGCGGTCGATGAGCCACCCCCGGAAGCAGCGTTCCAGCCGCAACAAGCTAAATCAATGCAACCTCCACCGGTTCAGCCCAGGTCGGCAGCAGAACCCCCCGCCGTGTCAGCCCCAACCACGTCAGCCCCGGCTGCATCACCGGAACAACCACTGGCTACTGGAGACAGCGCCGCCGCGGCCAAAGCGCCCGCGCGCAATGCCGCCAATGCCATGGTTGAAACCTCGGTGCGGGTCGATACCCATCGCCTTGATGAAATCATGAACCTGGTCGGCGAGTTGGTGCTGGTGCGCAACCGCCTTAGCATGCTGCGCTCCCAGATGGGCGATGACGAAGTGTCCAAGGCCATCGGCTCGCTGGCGCTGGTCACGGCCGATCTGCAAACGGCGGTGATGAAAACCCGCATGCAGCCGGTCAAGAAAGTCTTCGGCCGCTTCCCGCGCGTGATCCGCGATCTGGCGCGCAATCTGGGCAAGGAAATTGACCTTGAGACCTTCGGCGAGGAGACCGATCTGGATAAAAATCTGGTCGAGGCGTTGGCCGACCCCCTGGTGCATCTGGTGCGCAACGCGGTTGATCATGGCATCGAGTCGCCCGAAGAGCGCGTGGCCAAGGGCAAGCCGCGCAAGGGCAAGGTGGTGCTCGGAGCAGCCCAGGAAGGCGACCACATCGCGCTAATCATCGAGGACGATGGTCGTGGCATGGACCCCAATGTGCTGCGCGAGAAAGCCGTCAGCAAGGGCCTGCTCGAACCCATGATGGCCGAGCGTCTGTCCGACCGCGATGCCTTTAACCTGATCTTCATGGCCGGTTTCTCCACCAAGGAGGTCATCTCCGATGTCTCTGGCCGTGGTGTTGGCATGGACGTGGTGAAAACCCGCATCGCCCAGCTCAACGGCACGGTGGAGATTGACTCCGAGCTGGGTCGCGGCACCAGCCTGCAGGTGCGCCTGCCGCTGACCTTGGCGATTCTGCCCGCGCTCATGGTCATTCTCGACGGCCGCCGCTTTGCCATTCCCCTGGCCTCGGTGTCCGAGATTCTCGATCTTGATTTGACCAAGAGTCACTTTGTTGACGATCAAGAAACCATCATGGTACGCAATCATGCCCTGCCGCTGGTCTATGTGGGGCGCTGGATTCGGCCAGAGGTGCGCATCAATGCCAGCGAGGAAGCGCATGTGGTGGTGGTCCATGTTGGCCAGCGTAAGGTTGGCCTGGTGGTGGACGGACTGGTCGGCCAGGAAGAGGTGGTGATCAAGCCCCTGGGGTTGGGTCTCAGCGGCGTGCCTGGACTTGCCGGCGCCACCATTACCGGAGATGGTGGTATTGCCTTGATCCTGGATATACCTGAACTCATGCGCACCATGGGCAAGGGTGGACTCATTAGTCGCGGCGCGCATAGCCGCGCCGTGGCGAAGGAGGTTTAA
- a CDS encoding protein phosphatase CheZ gives MPHQNEATQARQLELARLLVEQLESGQVDEAGLTIQRLGAPYERELFEELGRLTRELHDALRSFRDDSRLIEITRSEFPDAKQRLNHVITMTEQATHRTLNAVETGLPIAEALHAESARFAGSWTEFRGRKLSVEQFRELTRELDEFLRQTTDQTKQLGSLMSEIMMAQDFQDLTGQIIARVIKLVQEVEGNLVGLVRLSGERLEPEKLQSAAAAAAAKPELDSFKPVGPAVPNTKDTEADVMSSQDDVDALLSSLGF, from the coding sequence ATGCCACATCAGAATGAAGCAACACAGGCACGTCAACTCGAGTTGGCGCGCCTGCTGGTCGAGCAACTCGAGTCAGGGCAGGTCGATGAAGCTGGCCTGACCATTCAACGCCTGGGAGCCCCCTATGAGCGCGAGTTGTTCGAGGAGCTTGGGCGCCTCACCCGCGAACTTCACGACGCCCTGCGCAGCTTCCGTGACGACTCCCGCCTGATCGAAATCACCCGGTCCGAATTTCCAGATGCCAAGCAGCGCCTGAATCACGTCATTACCATGACCGAGCAGGCCACCCACCGTACCCTAAATGCGGTGGAGACCGGGCTGCCCATTGCCGAGGCGCTGCATGCTGAATCCGCGCGCTTCGCCGGGAGCTGGACCGAGTTTCGCGGTCGCAAGTTGAGTGTCGAGCAGTTTCGCGAATTGACCCGTGAGCTCGACGAATTCCTGCGCCAAACCACTGATCAAACCAAGCAGCTTGGCAGCCTGATGTCCGAGATCATGATGGCGCAGGACTTCCAGGATCTGACGGGCCAGATCATTGCCCGCGTCATCAAGTTGGTGCAGGAGGTCGAGGGGAATCTGGTCGGGCTGGTGCGCCTCTCGGGCGAACGCCTGGAGCCCGAAAAGCTCCAGTCGGCTGCTGCTGCCGCTGCTGCCAAGCCGGAACTGGACAGTTTCAAGCCAGTCGGCCCTGCTGTGCCGAATACCAAGGACACCGAGGCGGATGTGATGTCCAGCCAGGATGATGTCGATGCGCTGCTCTCGAGCCTTGGGTTCTAA
- the cheY gene encoding chemotaxis response regulator CheY, which translates to MKILIVDDFSTMRRIIKNLLRELGFSNTMEADDGSTALPMLKNGDFNFLVTDWNMPNMQGIELLKAIRADERLKSLPVLMVTAEAKREQIMEAAQAGVNGYIVKPFTAETLKEKIDKIFERLEG; encoded by the coding sequence ATGAAAATTCTCATCGTGGATGATTTTTCCACGATGCGTCGTATCATCAAGAATCTCCTGCGCGAGCTCGGGTTCAGCAACACCATGGAAGCCGATGATGGCAGCACCGCGCTGCCAATGCTGAAAAACGGCGATTTCAACTTCCTGGTGACCGACTGGAATATGCCCAACATGCAAGGCATTGAGCTTCTCAAGGCCATTCGCGCGGATGAGCGTCTCAAGAGTTTGCCAGTGCTAATGGTCACGGCTGAGGCCAAGCGCGAACAGATCATGGAGGCGGCGCAAGCCGGGGTGAATGGCTATATCGTCAAACCCTTCACGGCCGAAACGTTGAAAGAAAAGATCGATAAAATCTTTGAGCGGCTCGAAGGCTGA
- a CDS encoding RNA polymerase sigma factor FliA has translation MTAKRPLQGYRSDADAQSPEQLVTEHVDLVRRIAHHLMARLPASVQVDDLIQSGMIGLIEAARQFQGGQGATFATYAGIRIRGAMIDELRRSDWAPRSVHRNSRRIAEAIQRVEAREGRAARDREIASELDVGLDEFHAMLQDNAGVHLLGLDELFGQDQDPDRLLPADGLTPIESLERDDFRDALAEALASLPEKERLVLALYYNEELNLREIGAVMGITESRVCQIRSQSVHRLRARLQDWVGSGTGI, from the coding sequence ATGACCGCAAAGCGACCCCTTCAAGGCTATCGAAGCGATGCCGACGCGCAGTCGCCCGAGCAGCTCGTAACCGAACACGTCGACCTGGTGCGGCGGATCGCGCATCACCTGATGGCGCGCCTGCCTGCTTCGGTGCAGGTCGATGATTTGATTCAATCAGGTATGATTGGCCTGATTGAGGCTGCGCGACAGTTTCAGGGCGGGCAGGGCGCCACCTTTGCTACCTACGCCGGGATTCGAATACGCGGCGCCATGATCGATGAACTGCGGCGGTCGGATTGGGCGCCGCGCTCGGTGCATCGCAACAGCCGTCGGATTGCCGAGGCCATTCAGCGCGTCGAGGCGCGCGAGGGGCGTGCCGCGCGTGATCGAGAAATTGCCTCCGAGTTGGATGTTGGTTTGGATGAATTCCATGCCATGCTCCAGGACAACGCGGGCGTGCATCTGCTGGGTCTGGATGAACTCTTCGGTCAAGATCAAGATCCTGATCGCTTGTTGCCAGCCGATGGTTTGACGCCGATTGAGTCACTTGAGCGCGACGATTTTCGCGACGCTTTGGCGGAAGCCCTTGCCAGTCTGCCCGAGAAGGAGCGACTGGTGTTGGCGCTCTACTACAACGAGGAATTGAATTTGCGCGAGATCGGTGCTGTGATGGGAATAACAGAATCCCGTGTGTGCCAGATCCGCAGTCAGTCTGTTCATAGACTAAGGGCGCGCCTGCAGGATTGGGTGGGCTCGGGGACCGGAATCTGA
- a CDS encoding MinD/ParA family protein → MSAYESGLKILAIASGKGGVGKTNVSVNLAVALARLGRRVMLFDADLGLANADLLLGLRPERTLHHLVSGEVEELKDVMVEGPEGILLIPSASGIASMANLSAAEHAGLIRAFSSYRDPLDVLIVDTAAGVQESVTSFCKAVQEVLVVVCDEPASMTDAYALMKVLHQDHGLRRFHLVCNMMASAEAARRLAQKLSTVLTQYLPEVVVDVSATIPLDEHLRRAVRKRVPVVSLYPESPAARAFNDLARRVDGWKTARGGGGLGFFVERMLEQA, encoded by the coding sequence ATGTCGGCCTATGAGTCCGGGCTGAAAATTCTCGCCATCGCCAGCGGTAAAGGTGGCGTTGGCAAAACCAATGTGTCGGTCAACCTGGCCGTGGCCCTGGCCCGGCTGGGCCGGCGCGTCATGCTGTTCGACGCCGACCTGGGCCTTGCCAATGCCGATCTGCTGCTCGGACTGCGTCCCGAGCGCACCCTGCATCACCTGGTTAGCGGCGAGGTCGAGGAGTTGAAAGACGTCATGGTGGAAGGGCCCGAGGGCATCCTGTTGATTCCCTCCGCATCGGGCATCGCATCCATGGCTAACCTAAGCGCGGCCGAGCATGCCGGGCTGATCCGCGCCTTCAGCTCGTATCGCGACCCTCTTGACGTGTTGATCGTCGATACCGCCGCCGGAGTGCAGGAATCGGTCACCAGTTTTTGCAAGGCGGTGCAGGAGGTGCTGGTGGTGGTCTGCGACGAGCCAGCCTCCATGACCGACGCCTATGCATTGATGAAAGTGCTGCATCAGGATCACGGCTTGCGTCGCTTCCATCTGGTTTGCAACATGATGGCCAGTGCCGAGGCCGCGCGCCGTCTGGCGCAAAAATTGTCCACGGTGCTGACCCAGTATTTGCCCGAGGTGGTGGTGGATGTCTCGGCCACCATCCCGCTTGATGAGCATCTGCGCCGGGCTGTGCGCAAGCGCGTACCAGTGGTGAGTCTGTATCCGGAAAGTCCCGCGGCGCGGGCCTTTAATGATCTGGCTCGGCGGGTCGACGGCTGGAAAACCGCTCGAGGGGGCGGCGGTCTTGGTTTCTTTGTCGAGCGCATGCTCGAACAGGCCTGA
- the flhF gene encoding flagellar biosynthesis protein FlhF: MNVRRYRAKDMSDAMRQVREHQGADAVILSSRRVDGMLEIVAALDNEDAAKGSASIRATPARSGGRPGSGASRFSGGRGQSPVDSDLEAMRRELSDLRHLLVQQNGASESAQWAARHPLAAELVAGLTECGFHEKLARSVAGGIPEETNIETAWSRVRARLSSALTTEQPDILERGGMLALVGPTGVGKTTTISRLAMRQIRRMGRDAISLVTLDRQRLGAYKQLQAFGQMAGVPVMLLESERELADLAVRSGEGRLVLVDTAGQSARDVAEQRLFAQIRSEIDLETWLVLAATHQGRILRQVLQAFQGSAPSALVLTKVDEAEQLGETLSVLLEQRLGLTFYSDGQGLGEHFHAVDTLYLTRLALRETPLLRTGSMRASAERAATRPLGSAPIADRLGPLDQGMILESVVPFRKSAHVGL; this comes from the coding sequence GAGATCGTGGCGGCATTGGACAACGAGGACGCGGCCAAGGGGTCCGCGTCCATCCGCGCCACTCCCGCGCGCTCCGGTGGGCGCCCCGGCTCGGGCGCGAGCCGCTTCTCGGGTGGACGTGGGCAGAGTCCGGTGGACTCTGATCTTGAGGCCATGCGCCGCGAGCTCAGCGATCTGCGCCACCTGCTGGTGCAGCAAAACGGGGCCAGCGAGAGTGCCCAGTGGGCGGCGCGCCATCCGCTGGCGGCCGAACTTGTGGCGGGTCTAACGGAGTGCGGCTTTCATGAAAAACTCGCGCGCAGCGTGGCGGGCGGCATTCCCGAGGAGACCAATATCGAAACCGCTTGGTCGCGGGTGCGCGCCCGTTTGTCCTCGGCGCTGACCACGGAGCAGCCCGATATCCTTGAGCGCGGTGGCATGCTGGCGCTGGTCGGGCCAACTGGCGTGGGCAAAACCACCACCATCAGTCGCCTGGCCATGCGCCAGATTCGCCGCATGGGGCGCGACGCCATCAGCCTGGTCACCCTAGATCGCCAGCGCTTGGGCGCCTATAAGCAACTCCAGGCGTTTGGCCAGATGGCCGGGGTTCCGGTCATGCTCCTTGAGAGCGAGCGCGAGTTGGCCGATCTGGCGGTGCGATCTGGCGAAGGCCGCCTGGTACTGGTGGATACCGCCGGGCAGTCAGCGCGCGATGTGGCCGAACAGCGTTTGTTCGCGCAGATTCGCTCCGAAATCGATCTGGAAACTTGGCTGGTGCTCGCCGCCACCCATCAGGGGCGAATTTTGCGCCAGGTGTTGCAAGCCTTTCAGGGGAGCGCTCCGAGCGCATTGGTGCTGACCAAGGTCGACGAAGCTGAACAGCTTGGCGAGACTCTGTCCGTGTTGCTCGAGCAGCGCCTCGGGCTCACTTTCTACAGCGATGGCCAGGGGCTTGGTGAACACTTCCATGCCGTCGACACGCTCTATCTGACGCGTTTGGCATTGCGCGAAACACCACTGCTGCGCACTGGCTCCATGCGCGCGTCAGCCGAGCGCGCGGCGACGCGTCCACTGGGTTCGGCGCCCATCGCTGATCGCCTTGGCCCGCTGGATCAGGGTATGATCCTCGAGTCGGTGGTTCCATTTAGGAAGAGCGCTCATGTCGGCCTATGA